A window of bacterium genomic DNA:
CTTGAGAAAGCCCTGAAGAACAGTCACCTGGCCCAGGAAAATATCAACCTGCACCGCGAGCTGGAGAGCCGCTACCGTTTCGACCGCATCATCGGGGCCTCGCCGGCGATGAACGAGGTCTACCGGCTGATCGGCAAGGTGCTGGACAACAACTCCACCGTCCTGGTGAGCGGCGAGAGCGGCACCGGCAAGGAGCTGGTGGCCCGGGCGATCCACTACAACGGCGCGCGGCGCGGTGGGCCGTTCGTGGCGGTAAACTGCGGCGCTATCCCCGAGAACCTGATCGAAAGCGAGCTGTTCGGCCACGAGAAAGGCTCGTTCTCCGGGGCCACTGGAAGGAGGATCGGCAAGTTCGAGGCGGCCGACGGCGGCACTCTGTTCCTGGACGAGATTTCCACCCTGCAGTACGACCTGCAGGCCAAGTTCCTGCGGGTGCTGCAGGAGCGCGAGTTCGCGCGCGTGGGTGGCGACCAGACCCTCAAGGTGGACGTGCGCATAATCACCGCCACCAACCAGGACCTGCGCCAGCTCGCCGCAGAGGGGCGGTTCCGCCCCGACCTGTTCCACCGGCTGAACGTTGTAAACATCAACCTTCCCCCCCTGCGCGCGCGCCGGGGCGATATCCCGCTGCTGGTGCGCTCGTTCCTGGACAAGTACGCCCGTCAGTACGAGCGCAAGGGCCTCTCGGTCAGCCTGGAGGCGGTCGAGGGGCTGGCTGGCTACGACTGGCCCGGCAACGTGCGCGAGCTGGAGAACCTGATCGAGCAACTGGTGGTGCTGGCCGATGAGCCGCGGATCGGCGCCGAGCACCTGCCCGGCTACATTTTCGAAAGCGGAGAGGGCGCCGACGGGGCGCTGGCGGAGGCCCCGGCTGTCTCTTCCTTCCTGGCCGCGGAACCTGATTCGCGTCCCGCCGCGCGTGGGAACACCGCCCGCGAGGACAGTTCCGGGTTCCGTCTGCCTGCCGGCGGGGTCAAGATGGAGGAAGTGGAAAAAAGCTTCCTTCTTCAGGCCCTGGAGCAGTCCGGCGGCCGCCTGGTGGGCGCGGCGCGCCTGCTGGGGATAAGCTACAAAACCCTGCAATACAGGATCAAGAAGTTCGAAATCGACGTGGAAGGGATGAAGCCTTGATACGGAACGCAATGTTCTTTAAGTTTGCAGGCTGATATTTCACCCTTTCCGATTCCGGTCATAGCTCTTAAGGAGGTATTGCCTTGCGTGTTCTTATTCTGGCTCTGGCGGCGGTTTTGTCTTTCATCACGGTGTCTTCGGCGCAGACGGTAAAAATAGGGTATGTAAAAGTGGATGTGCTGCTGCATGAATTTTCCGATTTCAACAATGCCCAGGTGACTTTACAGACCGAGGCGCAGAAATGGCAGGCCGAGCTGGAAAAATACCAGAAGGATCTTAACACCCTGCAGGAGAATTACCGTCAGAAAGCCTCGCTCGTAAGCCCGGAGAAACAGCGTGAGATGCAGGCCGAAATGATGCAGAAAAACCAGGAAGCCCAGAAGTACCAGCAGGATATTTTCGGGCCGGACGGCGTGGCGGAAAAGCGCAAGAACTCGTTGATGCAGCCGATCAACGACAAGGTCAACCGGGCGATAGAGGCCGTGGGCGCGCGCGACAAGTACACCATCCTCCTGAACGCCGAAAGCCTTCTGTACGCCGCGGATGGGATTGACGCCACGGATGACGTGCTGAAAGTGCTGCAGTCCGGGGCCGCCGCTCCCGCCGCCGGCGCCGCCAAGAGCGCGACCACCAAGACCGGCGCCCCCGCCGGGGCCGGGCCCCGCCGCTGAGCGGAACCCCGCCGCAGTATAATTGCCATACCGACAAGGGGAGGAAAACCGAATCCGGTTTCCTCCCCTTTTTGCTGGGCGCCGCTCTGCCCCGGAAACCGCAATGTCCTTCCGGCCAGGGTCCGGCCGGATTATATTCCGCCAGGGATATGAGGTTACGAACCATGATTTCTTGAGAGGAGGCTTGTATGCAGGAGATCAACCGGAGAGGGTTTGTCAGGCAGGCGGCCGCGGGCGTGGGTGGCACTTTCGCCGCGGCGGCCCTGGGCGCGGCCCCGGCGCAGGGTGGCGCCCCGGCGGAAACGGAACGCCTGCCGCGGGAGGTGTGGGTGGCCTCGATCAGCCAGAACGGGCTGAGCGCCGACACTCCGGAACAGATGGTCGAGTTGCTGCTGGCCCGCATGGAGCTGGCCGCCGCCCAGCGGCCGGACATTATCTGCCTGCCCGAGGTGGGGCCGTTCGTGAACCTTACCGGCGACAGCCGCACCCCGGTGAAAGAGGCGGCCGGGAAATACTGCGCCGCGTTCACCGCCCGCCTGGCCGGGTTCGCCCGCAGCCACAACTGCTATGTCTGGGCCCCGCTCTACACGCAGGAGGGCGGGCGCTGCTACAACGCCCTGGTGCTGATCGACCGGCGGGGCCAGGTGCAGGGTGAGTACCGCAAGATGCACCCCACCCTGGGCGAGATGGAGGACGGGGTCAGCCCGGGGCCGCTGGAGCCGACCGTGTTCGACACCGATTTCGGCCGGATCGGGGCGCAGATCTGTTTCGACATCGAATGGAAGGACGGCTGGGAGAAACTGGGGAAGGCCGGGGCCGAGATCGTGTTCTGGTCCTCGGCTTTCGGCGGCGGGCGCAAGCTGAACCTGCTGGCCAACCTGTTCCGCTATAATGTCGTCTCCAGCACCCGCAAGGGGGTGAGCCAGGTGGTCGATATCACCG
This region includes:
- a CDS encoding sigma-54 dependent transcriptional regulator, coding for MNVRINKAAVRLLIVEDDFSQRDILAQILSDEGYSVEQAAGGEEAVGRLGKEKFQVVITDLKMPGKDGLDVLRAAVEADESTLVVLMTAYGTVETAVTAMKAGATDYLTKPLNKDELLIVLEKALKNSHLAQENINLHRELESRYRFDRIIGASPAMNEVYRLIGKVLDNNSTVLVSGESGTGKELVARAIHYNGARRGGPFVAVNCGAIPENLIESELFGHEKGSFSGATGRRIGKFEAADGGTLFLDEISTLQYDLQAKFLRVLQEREFARVGGDQTLKVDVRIITATNQDLRQLAAEGRFRPDLFHRLNVVNINLPPLRARRGDIPLLVRSFLDKYARQYERKGLSVSLEAVEGLAGYDWPGNVRELENLIEQLVVLADEPRIGAEHLPGYIFESGEGADGALAEAPAVSSFLAAEPDSRPAARGNTAREDSSGFRLPAGGVKMEEVEKSFLLQALEQSGGRLVGAARLLGISYKTLQYRIKKFEIDVEGMKP
- a CDS encoding OmpH family outer membrane protein — protein: MRVLILALAAVLSFITVSSAQTVKIGYVKVDVLLHEFSDFNNAQVTLQTEAQKWQAELEKYQKDLNTLQENYRQKASLVSPEKQREMQAEMMQKNQEAQKYQQDIFGPDGVAEKRKNSLMQPINDKVNRAIEAVGARDKYTILLNAESLLYAADGIDATDDVLKVLQSGAAAPAAGAAKSATTKTGAPAGAGPRR
- a CDS encoding carbon-nitrogen hydrolase family protein, which translates into the protein MQEINRRGFVRQAAAGVGGTFAAAALGAAPAQGGAPAETERLPREVWVASISQNGLSADTPEQMVELLLARMELAAAQRPDIICLPEVGPFVNLTGDSRTPVKEAAGKYCAAFTARLAGFARSHNCYVWAPLYTQEGGRCYNALVLIDRRGQVQGEYRKMHPTLGEMEDGVSPGPLEPTVFDTDFGRIGAQICFDIEWKDGWEKLGKAGAEIVFWSSAFGGGRKLNLLANLFRYNVVSSTRKGVSQVVDITGQSVAWTGLWEPSLCTALNLEKAYVHTWPFSENFDKVRAKYGRAVRLTTFMEEEWSIVESLSPEVKVADVLREFGIKSYDQLIQESTAEQDRKRG